Proteins encoded within one genomic window of Augochlora pura isolate Apur16 chromosome 11, APUR_v2.2.1, whole genome shotgun sequence:
- the Eif4h1 gene encoding eukaryotic translation initiation factor 4H1 translates to MAGRSGYEDSRDLGGGYRRNGKPLPTEPPYTAFVGNLPNGIVQGDVDKIFEELNVKGIRLVKDKETDRFKGFCYVEFEDLEDLKAALGKDGLIRVDDSVLKIDVAEGKRNDRGSGFDRRNRPGGTSGGGGGGFRGRDSGRSGFGDDYGGYSDRGDRGGGRQGNSWEMRGSRGSSSSQFNDDASGGNRDWARGGVPPPSGYGTRPPPTRLRGTERKPFPDEMYNKEPPPDTTGRKRLVLAPRTIQTPVNAVAESSKSSSIYGGAKPREEKLKTYDK, encoded by the exons ATGGCTGGTCGAAGTGGTTACGAAGATTCAAG agaTCTTGGAGGCGGATATCGCAGAAATGGAAAACCATTGCCAACTGAGCCACCTTACACTGCGTTTGTGGGAAATTTGCCAAATGGAATTGTTCAAGGAGATGTGGATAAAATCTTTGAGGAACTTAATGTTAAAGGAATCAGATTGGTTAAAGATAAAGAAACTGATAG GTTTAAGGGCTTCTGTTATGTCGAGTTTGAAGATTTGGAAGATTTAAAAGCTGCATTAGGAAAAGATGGTTTAATAAGAGTTGATGATAGTGTCCTTAAAATAGATGTAGCAGAGGGTAAAAGAAATGATCGAGGAAGTGGATTTGATAGAAGAAATCGTCCTGGAGGCACcagtggaggaggaggaggaggtttTAGAGGAAGAGATAGCGGCCGTAGTGGATTTGGTGATGATTatg gaGGTTATAGTGATAGAGGTGATAGAGGTGGTGGTCGGCAAGGTAATTCATGGGAGATGAGAGGTAGTCGAGGCAGTAGCAGCAGTCAGTTTAATGATGATGCAAGTGGAGGAAATCGAGATTGGGCTCGTGGTGGTGTACCACCACCTAGTGGATATGGTACTAGGCCACCACCTACTCGTCTAAGAGGAACTGAGCGGAAACCATTTCCTgatgaaatgtataataaagaaCCACCTCCAG acACAACTGGAAGGAAACGTTTGGTGTTAGCACCAAGAACAATTCAAACACCTGTCAATGCAGTTGCTGAATCAAGTAAATCAAGTTCAATATATGGTGGTGCAAAACCTCGAGAGGAGAAACTTAAAACTTATgacaagtaa
- the Tert gene encoding telomerase reverse transcriptase isoform X2 — protein sequence MNYDTLYSIKEYYGQDFQRYLLRENITLHKDKCGAFKVPSLDQLRQCLCKIHTNELILKRNMRKCTKGFRIKSKEDERNISYTKSINPFLTNLRLCIQLKNSCANAPTCAFNAVSKDYILNTAITGDDIYEYIIKKTMTRVNIIDYESSIPMITNFLSQFQRNHKKFDYIEILKTLIGESLLSKNSKYEYKVPVEQVISFYEIIFSNVVPMAMFGNFKNLRKIKKGLKYLLIISPSKIYNLVFLIEKLNISSITWLKDVQSQETQWLLLAKFIRWFFVGYLIKILHTCFHVASISSNNNERIYIARTNWFSIQKKFIIKKLRSNGLHPAVPCNECNSKIGIYKLWPKPSSVRPILASKLENNEKRQLILISKFLKQLKITEYGFTNFEEIWKSIIRRRHDLGMHEKLYIVACDVKDAFGSIIQGILYDIILSLCRKLPENLLLSIYAIKGTNCRVNDDILRYKEYFSNENLQLPLIPGTLYAEAVYGPTREITKNCLLEKIWQCISNERVKIGNETYIISKGVTQGAMLSPILSDLYYSYMLQKEMSSFYNYGKIIKYVDDILYVTNNEIQARRFLQLVRKGIPSYNCYFNESKIQTNIKVTNRVTNSINYIGYKINCDTLEVAPSYLSRHVRSVISYNSKNAQDPLMFFEKQLCQISRLKLSKFVLDKSINFQTNLNKIFKKAFSLQAEFISDFISEIFHSDIYNAKNVIKAIKHTSFKITKNIIKNCVKNEKMNAKEITKMSHELINLMWSCYKHTFKKNKDLKQYFIRLPLKKKRKYVFLRSGLLKEVLKIANIGMENIIENEIISYKYKIESIIQNLIFLRNGGSDKYYVRYCSDYIVFVF from the exons ATGAATTATGATACATTATACTCTATAAAAGAGTATTACGGGCAGGATTTTCAACG GTACCTCTTAcgtgaaaatattacattgcATAAGGATAAATGTGGTGCCTTTAAGGTACCTTCTCTTGACCAACTAAGACAATGTCTATGTAAAATTCAtacaaatgaattaatattaaagagaAATATGCGAAAATGTACTAAAG GATTCCGCATAAAGAGCAAAGAAGATGAGAGAAATATATCGTACACAAAATCAATAAATCCATTTCTTACCAATTTAAGATTAtgtattcaattaaaaaattcatgtgCCAATGCTCCTACTTGTGCATTTAATGCAGTCTCAAAAGACTATATATTAAACACAGCAATAACTGGGGATGATATATATGAATACATTATCAAAAAAACAATGACACGTGTTAACATTATTGACTACGAAAGTTCTATACCAatgataacaaattttttaagcCAATTTCAGAGAAATCATAAGAAATTTGACTATATTGAAATTCTAAAGACCTTAATTGGAGAAAGTCTACTcagtaaaaattcaaaatatgaatataaagtGCCAGTGGAACAAGTGATATCGTTCTATgagattatattttctaatgtaGTTCCCATGGCCATGtttggaaattttaaaaatctgagaaaaataaaaaaaggtttaaagtatcttttaattatatcaccCTCTAAAATCTATAATCTGGTGTTTCTTATTGAGAAACTAAAT ATTTCTAGTATTACATGGTTAAAAGATGTACAATCTCAAGAAACTCAATGGCTTCTTCTGGCAAAATTTATTAGATGGTTCTTTGTAGGATATcttatcaaaatattacaCACTTGTTTTCATGTGGCATCAATTTCTTCTAACAATAATGAAAGAATATACATTGCACGCACAAACTGGTTTTCCATTCAGAAgaaatttatcattaaaaagCTACGTTCAAATGGCCTACATCCTGCTGTACCTTGCAATGAATGTAATTCAAAAATTGGGATCTATAAACTCTGGCCTAAGCCTTCCAGTGTGCGCCCTATATTAGCATCAAA acttgaaaataatgaaaagcgCCAGTTAATCTTAATTTCCaagtttttaaaacaattaaaaatcactgAATATGGATTCACTAATTTTGAAGAGATCTGGAAGTCAATTATTAGGCGTAGACACGATTTAGGAATGCATGAAAAACTCTATATTGTAGCCTGCGATGTGAAGGATGCATTTGGTTCTATAATACAGG GAATTTTGTATGATATTATACTATCGCTATGTAGAAAGCTTCCAGAAAATTTACTACTCAGTATATACGCAATTAAAGGTACAAACTGTCGGGTTAATGATGACATATTACGTTACaaggaatatttttccaatgaaaatttacaattacctTTGATACCTGGCACTTTGTATGCGGAAGCAGTATATGGACCCACTcgagaaataacaaaaaattgcCTGTTAGAAAAAATTTGGCAATGCATTTCTAATGAAAgg GTAAAAATAGGAAACGAGACATACATTATCAGTAAAGGAGTAACTCAAGGTGCAATGTTATCACCAATTTTATCGGATCTATATTACAGTTACATGCTACAAAAAGAAATgtcttcattttataattatggtaaaattataaaatatgtagatgatattttgtatgttactaataatgaaattcaagCAAGACG gtTCCTTCAATTGGTAAGGAAGGGTATTCCAAGTTATAActgttattttaatgaatcaaAAATACAAACTAATATTAAAGTGACAAATAGAGTTACcaacagtattaattatattggttataaaattaattgtgatACTTTAGAAGTAGCACCCAGTTATTTGAGTAGGCATGTACGATCCGTAATATCGTATAACTCAAAAAATGCGCAAGATCCTCTAAT GTTCTTTGAAAAGCAGCTTTGTCAGATTAGTCGTCtaaaattatcaaagtttGTGTTAGACAAGTcgatcaattttcaaacaaatctaaataaaatatttaaaaaagcattTTCATTACAAGCGGAATTTATAAGTGATTTCATtagtgaaatttttcatagcgATATATATAAtgctaaaaatgttattaaggCCATAAAACATACCAGTTTCAAGATCACAAAAAACATCATAAAAAATTGCGTCAAGA atgaaaaaatgaatgcaaaagaaattactaaaatgagccatgaattaattaatcttatgTGGTCATGTTATAAACAtacttttaagaaaaataaggatttaaaacaatattttataagattgccattgaaaaaaaaacggaaatAT GTTTTTTTAAGAAGCGGTTTATTAAAGGAAGTCCttaaaatagcaaatattGGAATGgagaatattatagaaaatgaaattatttcttataaatataaaatagaatctaTTATACAGAATCTCATATTCTTAAGGAATGGAGGCtcagataaatattatgttcGATACTGCAGTGactatattgtatttgttttttaa
- the Septin1 gene encoding septin 1, whose amino-acid sequence MSTESVKTFASLETPGYVGFANLPNQVHRKSVKKGFEFTLMVVGESGLGKSTLVNSLFLTDLYPERVIPDAIEKTNQTVKLDASTVEIEERGVKLRLTVVDTPGYGDAIDNTDSFRAIIQYIDDQFERFLRDESGLNRRNIVDNRIHCCFYFISPFGHGLKPLDIEFMKQLHNKVNIVPVIAKADVLTKKEVLRLKKRVMEEIEGSGIKIYPLPDCDSDEDEDYKEQVRQLKEAVPFAVCGANTLLEVKGRKVRGRLYPWGVVEVENPDHCDFIKLRTMLITHMQDLQEVTQEVHYENYRSERLAKGAPVPPRRQTIVEAEKSHTVSEKDRILQEKEAELRRMQELLAVMQAQMQQQHP is encoded by the exons ATGTCTACTGAAAGTGTAAAAACT ttTGCTAGCCTCGAAACTCCTGGATATGTGGGATTTGCAAATTTACCTAATCAAGTACATAGGAAATCTGTAAAGAAAGGATTTGAATTTACGTTAATGGTTGTCGGAGAATCAGGTCTTGGAAAATCTACATTAGTCAATAGCCTATTTCTTACTGACTTATATCCAGAACGTGTAATTCCTGATGCTATAG aaaaaactAATCAAACTGTAAAGCTTGATGCCTCTACTGTGGAGATTGAAGAAAGAGGAGTTAAACTTAGATTGACTGTTGTTGATACACCTGGTTATGGAGATGCAATTGATAATACAGATAGTTTTAGAgctattatacaatacatagACGACCAGTTTGAAAGATTTTTACGTGATGAAAGTGGcttaaatagaagaaatatagtagataatagaatacactgctgcttttattttatttctccttttGGTCATGG ATTAAAACCATTGGATAtagaatttatgaaacaacTTCATAATAAAGTCAACATTGTGCCAGTAATTGCTAAAGCAGATGTACTTACAAAAAAGGAAGTTTTACGCTTAAAAAAGCGTGTTATGGAAGAAATTGAGGGCAGTGGCATAAAAATCTATCCTCTGCCAGATTGTGATagcgacgaagacgaagattACAAAGAACAAGTTAGACAACTAAAAGAAGCAGTCCCTTTTGCAGTATGTGGAGCTAACACATTATTAGAAGTAAAGGGGCGTAAAGTACGTGGACGTTTATATCCATGGGGCGTTGTAGAGGTTGAGAATCCTGATCATtgtgattttataaaattgagaacAATGCTGAT CACACATATGCAGGATTTGCAGGAAGTAACACAGGAGGtacattatgaaaattatcgtAGTGAAAGACTGGCTAAAGGAGCTCCTGTTCCACCTCGCAGGCAAAC TATTGTGGAAGCCGAAAAATCTCATACAGTGTCGGAAAAAGATCGTATATTACAAGAAAAAGAAGCGGAATTACGACGAATGCAAGAACTCTTGGCAGTAATGCAAGCACAAATGCAACAGCAGCATCCATAA
- the Tert gene encoding telomerase reverse transcriptase isoform X1, producing MNYDTLYSIKEYYGQDFQRYLLRENITLHKDKCGAFKVPSLDQLRQCLCKIHTNELILKRNMRKCTKGFRIKSKEDERNISYTKSINPFLTNLRLCIQLKNSCANAPTCAFNAVSKDYILNTAITGDDIYEYIIKKTMTRVNIIDYESSIPMITNFLSQFQRNHKKFDYIEILKTLIGESLLSKNSKYEYKVPVEQVISFYEIIFSNVVPMAMFGNFKNLRKIKKGLKYLLIISPSKIYNLVFLIEKLNISSITWLKDVQSQETQWLLLAKFIRWFFVGYLIKILHTCFHVASISSNNNERIYIARTNWFSIQKKFIIKKLRSNGLHPAVPCNECNSKIGIYKLWPKPSSVRPILASKLENNEKRQLILISKFLKQLKITEYGFTNFEEIWKSIIRRRHDLGMHEKLYIVACDVKDAFGSIIQGILYDIILSLCRKLPENLLLSIYAIKGTNCRVNDDILRYKEYFSNENLQLPLIPGTLYAEAVYGPTREITKNCLLEKIWQCISNERVKIGNETYIISKGVTQGAMLSPILSDLYYSYMLQKEMSSFYNYGKIIKYVDDILYVTNNEIQARRFLQLVRKGIPSYNCYFNESKIQTNIKVTNRVTNSINYIGYKINCDTLEVAPSYLSRHVRSVISYNSKNAQDPLMFFEKQLCQISRLKLSKFVLDKSINFQTNLNKIFKKAFSLQAEFISDFISEIFHSDIYNAKNVIKAIKHTSFKITKNIIKNCVKSKIVYIYVSFTILNLYIDNSMCYLFISVDEKMNAKEITKMSHELINLMWSCYKHTFKKNKDLKQYFIRLPLKKKRKYVFLRSGLLKEVLKIANIGMENIIENEIISYKYKIESIIQNLIFLRNGGSDKYYVRYCSDYIVFVF from the exons ATGAATTATGATACATTATACTCTATAAAAGAGTATTACGGGCAGGATTTTCAACG GTACCTCTTAcgtgaaaatattacattgcATAAGGATAAATGTGGTGCCTTTAAGGTACCTTCTCTTGACCAACTAAGACAATGTCTATGTAAAATTCAtacaaatgaattaatattaaagagaAATATGCGAAAATGTACTAAAG GATTCCGCATAAAGAGCAAAGAAGATGAGAGAAATATATCGTACACAAAATCAATAAATCCATTTCTTACCAATTTAAGATTAtgtattcaattaaaaaattcatgtgCCAATGCTCCTACTTGTGCATTTAATGCAGTCTCAAAAGACTATATATTAAACACAGCAATAACTGGGGATGATATATATGAATACATTATCAAAAAAACAATGACACGTGTTAACATTATTGACTACGAAAGTTCTATACCAatgataacaaattttttaagcCAATTTCAGAGAAATCATAAGAAATTTGACTATATTGAAATTCTAAAGACCTTAATTGGAGAAAGTCTACTcagtaaaaattcaaaatatgaatataaagtGCCAGTGGAACAAGTGATATCGTTCTATgagattatattttctaatgtaGTTCCCATGGCCATGtttggaaattttaaaaatctgagaaaaataaaaaaaggtttaaagtatcttttaattatatcaccCTCTAAAATCTATAATCTGGTGTTTCTTATTGAGAAACTAAAT ATTTCTAGTATTACATGGTTAAAAGATGTACAATCTCAAGAAACTCAATGGCTTCTTCTGGCAAAATTTATTAGATGGTTCTTTGTAGGATATcttatcaaaatattacaCACTTGTTTTCATGTGGCATCAATTTCTTCTAACAATAATGAAAGAATATACATTGCACGCACAAACTGGTTTTCCATTCAGAAgaaatttatcattaaaaagCTACGTTCAAATGGCCTACATCCTGCTGTACCTTGCAATGAATGTAATTCAAAAATTGGGATCTATAAACTCTGGCCTAAGCCTTCCAGTGTGCGCCCTATATTAGCATCAAA acttgaaaataatgaaaagcgCCAGTTAATCTTAATTTCCaagtttttaaaacaattaaaaatcactgAATATGGATTCACTAATTTTGAAGAGATCTGGAAGTCAATTATTAGGCGTAGACACGATTTAGGAATGCATGAAAAACTCTATATTGTAGCCTGCGATGTGAAGGATGCATTTGGTTCTATAATACAGG GAATTTTGTATGATATTATACTATCGCTATGTAGAAAGCTTCCAGAAAATTTACTACTCAGTATATACGCAATTAAAGGTACAAACTGTCGGGTTAATGATGACATATTACGTTACaaggaatatttttccaatgaaaatttacaattacctTTGATACCTGGCACTTTGTATGCGGAAGCAGTATATGGACCCACTcgagaaataacaaaaaattgcCTGTTAGAAAAAATTTGGCAATGCATTTCTAATGAAAgg GTAAAAATAGGAAACGAGACATACATTATCAGTAAAGGAGTAACTCAAGGTGCAATGTTATCACCAATTTTATCGGATCTATATTACAGTTACATGCTACAAAAAGAAATgtcttcattttataattatggtaaaattataaaatatgtagatgatattttgtatgttactaataatgaaattcaagCAAGACG gtTCCTTCAATTGGTAAGGAAGGGTATTCCAAGTTATAActgttattttaatgaatcaaAAATACAAACTAATATTAAAGTGACAAATAGAGTTACcaacagtattaattatattggttataaaattaattgtgatACTTTAGAAGTAGCACCCAGTTATTTGAGTAGGCATGTACGATCCGTAATATCGTATAACTCAAAAAATGCGCAAGATCCTCTAAT GTTCTTTGAAAAGCAGCTTTGTCAGATTAGTCGTCtaaaattatcaaagtttGTGTTAGACAAGTcgatcaattttcaaacaaatctaaataaaatatttaaaaaagcattTTCATTACAAGCGGAATTTATAAGTGATTTCATtagtgaaatttttcatagcgATATATATAAtgctaaaaatgttattaaggCCATAAAACATACCAGTTTCAAGATCACAAAAAACATCATAAAAAATTGCGTCAAGAGTaagattgtttatatttatgtttcatttactattctaaatttatatatagataattctatgtgttatttatttatttctgtagatgaaaaaatgaatgcaaaagaaattactaaaatgagccatgaattaattaatcttatgTGGTCATGTTATAAACAtacttttaagaaaaataaggatttaaaacaatattttataagattgccattgaaaaaaaaacggaaatAT GTTTTTTTAAGAAGCGGTTTATTAAAGGAAGTCCttaaaatagcaaatattGGAATGgagaatattatagaaaatgaaattatttcttataaatataaaatagaatctaTTATACAGAATCTCATATTCTTAAGGAATGGAGGCtcagataaatattatgttcGATACTGCAGTGactatattgtatttgttttttaa
- the Mybbp1a gene encoding MYB binding protein 1a: MADEGMHMVEVVSNDLKVKEKNKMDYTVLDHFTKLRNETEHNRINGGIELLKYLLGQSSNQNNSKEFKYALRRLIRGLGASKTSSRIGFYTTLTVFLTMYPEMSLEEIISIVDSELHPVNSNNKGENADIYMGRILVYGALIRSKILLKSTIEMQKQIIEDLVKGGRQRSYLSFPSISFFIEFINQIDIKKIENLVCPIIEIEFGKPWSEQNLDSIYALLVMKDKFPSIANTTFWKEHFGTGDITKETMTDIVKILLDLPKVILCHHPVFKLFCKNLTSGELITEFWMYIDQKFTKPSRIDEHLAIEILKLILSNTTDKSVLPSLLSTNYMQHMLKRFYGNKKHDKDEVLIAFKEILHLLVSATASSHTKLKTQIAVLKKLILYPGDLMIEKKTGTKVVQMITGNLSLEGIKKVSKIYKDIIENLIPKEMPGTKTFWTNTERIYAAHLLTRLMGYSVTLMDQEWRLEQLKFLFTQGLCEMPNVGVDLAPQLKEAFYHALDHKLPKLSSLRNVLSDLVHYLDTHLRSQILKLRNPLSDEAKVAWQKVINSIEKLESNKKKAEAVPVFHTMNLHMGLQLFSDPHMAIMAINELQSCYERLVKKSKKNKVGINKKEEDEPEWVEVVTDLLLSFYSKNDHLLRSLVGCVFPHICPYVTPAAIHQILAVLDIRSGKEPLVTEGEANEEDSLDSESNDDSEVDEEFSDDAVQCSTDNNDSDSNEESINEDEEDTVTDRLRMAVRQALGEAFVQTDDEDIDVDKIDDEEGKRLNESLSAAFRILRENRQSRSKKQKKSAQALTHFRIRVIDLLETYLECSPSMTIVFDMILPLFALLEYCIKDPHQKPLQDRIRSCLKRLAAVKKFKDTENVDENLVTVILKALIEKGDRTTSVYQEMSDKLAECCTFLVRCAQQADISTTSIAEIYAENLTAFFKRRDCVLSPILFKSILQLQWDGNWQLAPLLVDFAFDVTIRSFRRRHALDFLTVFYHNRRLVNLDTIRSDTRIKMEKKLYKNVINTLQELSNVNKVENKQPILNNGNEIGKEVKQRYVYNLLLLLRHIYIQHVPKVWDWEDIKKALVSYKTYASLAKDTKTACNRLAAQIGISFNMPVKKRIYQDSPKVNGETKEAMSNAEDIEENGDTCSNSDTPTLTNSEFKKKKKNKGKQKEKQLLKKEARLLREKTLSEGFESFNFSAFASYNEQNDFEPLQNGGSQSESTSPALSQKRPFKETLDSNKSKRRKSMQTV, translated from the exons ATGGCAGACGAGGGAATGCACATGGTAGAGGTTGTTTCAAATGACTTAAAAGTGaaggaaaagaataaaatggatTATACAGTTCTTGATCATTTTACGAAACTCAGAAATGAAACCGAACACAATAGAATAAATGGTGGTATTGAACTACTAAAGTATTTACTTGGACAAAGTTCA aACCAAAATAACagtaaagaatttaaatatgcaCTAAGGAGACTAATTCGAGGTTTAGGTGCATCAAAAACCTCTTCAAGAATAGGTTTTTATACAACTTTGACagtttttttaacaatgtatCCTGAAATGTCACTAGAGGAAATAATATCTATAGTAGATAGTGAACTGCATCCAGTTAACAGTAACAACAAAGGT GAAAATGCTGATATTTATATGGGACGTATACTAGTATATGGGGCATTAATACGatctaaaatacttttaaaaagtACAATAGAAATGCagaaacaaattatagaagatCTTGTTAAAGGGGGCAGACAACGTAGTTATCTATCATTCccatctatttcattttttattgagtttataaatcaaattgatataaagaaaattgaaaacttaGTCTGTccaattattgaaatagaatttggTAAGCCTTGGTCAGAACAAAATCTAGATTCAATTTATGCTTTACTAGTAATGAAAGATAAATTTCCATCAATTGCAAACACAACATTTTGGAAAGAACATTTTGGTACTGGAGATATTACCAAAGAAACTATGACtgatatagtaaaaatattactg gaTTTACCTAAAGTTATACTATGTCATCATCCagtattcaaattattttgcaaaaatttaacATCAGGTGAACTTATTACTGAATTTTGGATGTATATAGATCAAAAGTTTACAAAACCTTCTAGAATTGATGAACATTTGGCCAtagaaattcttaaattaatattgtcaaatacTACAGATAAGTCTGTACTTCCTTCATTATTATCTACAAATTATATGCAACATATGCTAAAAAGgttttatggaaataaaaaacatgACAAAGATGAAGTACTCATTGCGTTTAaggaaattttacatttattagtATCAGCTACAGCCAGCAGTCATACAAAGCTAAAAACACAGATTGCTGTATTAAAGAAGTTGATATTGTATCCTGGTGACTTAATGATAGAAAAGAAAACTGGTACAAAAGTAGTTCAAATGATTACAGGAAATTTAAGTCTAGAAGGTATTAAAAAggtatcaaaaatatataaggatATTATTGAGAATCTGATACCCAAAGAAATGCCAGGTACAAAAACATTTTGGACAAATACTGAAAGAATCTATGCTGCTCACTTATTAACAag ATTAATGGGATATTCAGTAACTTTAATGGATCAAGAATGGAGattagaacaattaaaattcttatttactCAAGGGTTATGTGAAATGCCAAATGTTGGAGTAGATTTGGCAC cacAACTTAAAGAAGCATTTTACCATGCATTGGATCACAAATTACCAAAATTAAGTAGTTTACGAAATGTATTAAGTGACTTAGTTCATTATTTAGATACACACCTGAGAAGTCAAATTCTAAAGCTAAGAAATCCATTATCAGATGAAGCAAAAGTGGCCTGGCAGAAAGtgataaattcaattgaaaagTTAGAGAGTAATAAGAAAAAGGCAGAGGCTGTACCAGTATTCCACACAATGAATTTACATATGggattacaattattttcagaccCACATATGGCAATTATGGCTATCAATGAACTTCAAAGTTGTTATGAAAGATTagttaaaaaatctaaaaaaaataaagtaggAATCaacaaaaaggaagaagatgAACCAGAATGGGTGGAAGTAGTAACTGACTTACTACTgtctttttattctaaaaacgATCATTTATTGCGATCTCTTGTGGGATGTGTTTTCCCACACATTTGTCCATATGTAACACCAGCAGCTATACATCAAATTTTAGCA gtTCTGGACATAAGAAGTGGGAAAGAACCCCTTGTAACAGAAGGAGAAGCAAATGAAGAAGACTCATTGGATTCAGAATCAAATGATGATAGTGAAGTGGACGAAGAATTTTCTGATGACGCAGTACAATGTTCGACGGACAATAATGATTCTGATTCTAATGAAGAATCAATCAACGAAGATGAAGAGGACACTGTCACAGATCGACTACGAATGGCGGTACGTCAAGCATTAGGTGAAGCTTTTGTTCAAACTGATGATGAAGACATTGATGTGGACAAAATCGACGATGAAGAAGGAAAGCGATTAAATGAATCATTATCAGCAGCATTTAGAATTCTACGAGAGAATCGTCAGTCACGatcaaagaaacaaaaaaaatcggCACAAGCTTTAACACATTTTAGGATCCGAGTTATCGATTTATTAGAAACATATTTAGAGTGTAGCCCGTCAATGACAATTGTATTTGACATGATACTTCCACTTTTCGCATTACTGGAGTACTGTATAAAAGATCCTCATCAAAAACCTCTTCAAGATCGTATTCGATCCTGTTTAAAAAGATTGGCTGctgtaaagaaatttaaagataCAGAAAATGTAGATGAGAATTTAGTGACAGTGATATTGAAg GCATTAATAGAGAAAGGAGATAGAACAACGTCAGTTTATCAAGAAATGAGTGATAAATTGGCAGAATGCTGTACATTTCTGGTAAGATGTGCACAGCAAGCTGATATATCCACGACATCTATAGCGGAAATTTATGCTGAAAATTTAACagctttttttaaaagaagagATTGTGTATTATCaccaatattatttaaaagtatattacaattacagtGGGACGGTAATTGGCAGTTGGCCCCATTGTTG GTGGACTTTGCCTTTGATGTTACTATAAGGTCATTTCGACGAAGACATGCTCTCGactttttaacagttttttatCATAATCGTCGTTTAGTTAATTTAGATACAATACGTTCTGACactagaataaaaatggaaaagaaattgtataaaaatgtcataAATACACTTCAAGAATTATCTAATGTGAACAAAGTTGAGAATAAACAACCCATTCTGAATAATGGTAACGAAATAGGAAAAGAAGTTAAACAAAGATATGtttataatcttttattattgttgcgTCATATTTATATCCAACACGTACCTAAAGTATGGGATTGggaagatataaaaaaagcTCTTGTATCATACAAAACTTACGCTTCACTTGCAAAAGATACAAAAACAGCTTGTAATAGACTAGCTGCTCAAAttggaatttcatttaatat gCCTGTGAAAAAAAGGATATATCAAGATAGTCCTAAAGTAAATGGAGAAACAAAAGAAGCAATGAGCAATGCAGAAGATATAGAAGAAAATGGTGATACATGCAGTAATTCAGATACCCCTACATTGACGAACAGCGagtttaagaaaaagaaaaaaaataagggtaaacagaaagaaaagcaattattaaagaaagaagcACGGTTATTGCGTGAAAAAACGTTATCTGAAGGGTTCGAGTCATTCAACTTTAGTGCTTTTGCTTCGTACAATGAACAAAACGATTTTGAGCCACTTCAAAATGGAGGTTCGCAAAGTGAATCCACTAGTCCTGCTTTATCACAAAAAAGACCATTTAAAGAAACACTAGACAGTAACAAAtctaaaagaagaaaaagtatGCAGACTGTTTGA